Below is a genomic region from candidate division WOR-3 bacterium.
CGTCCGCGCCCTTGATCGTACTCAGTTTCTCTTCAAAATACTGCTGACGTGTCTTCTTGATCAATCGATAGATGGCTTTCTTGTCTTTGGTTCGGTCGAGAAGTTCCGTGTATAGTTTTATCGCCTTTTCAGGTTCACCCATCGCATAATAGGTCTGGCCCTCTTTCAGTATTATCTCTTCGTTGTCAACCGTTAATTCCGCAGCATGTTTAATCGCTTCAATCGCCCTTTCATATTCTTTCTGGAAAACAAATATCTTGTGGGCGAGCAGATAGGCTTCAGCTATCGACGCATCTTTCTTCAAAATCTCCTTGATTTGATAAATTATGGCATTCCCGAATGATGTGTCAATTGCAAATAATTCTTCAAATAAAGTAATCGCCTTATTTATTTCTCCTGTATCTTTATATAAAGCACCAAGATATAAAAGAATCTCGACTCTCCCTTTGGAAACTTTATTCAGCATTTCAATCACTTTTGTTATTTCAACCGGTGCTATCTCCAACAATTTTCTGCACACCTCGATCGCCTTCTTGTCATTCTTCTCGCTGAGGAAAAGATGGGAGAGGAAATAATATGATGGAATATGTTTCGGGTTTTTCTTGAGAACATCGGATACGAATTTCTTCGCCCAATCACGTTCTTTGCTATCCGCCCTGAAAATCTCGTTCACCAGATCCAGGGAATCCTCTAAATTATTATACTGAAAGTATAGTTCTGCCAGCGCCTTCCGGGACTCAATATCACCGGGATTTTCAGCACAGATCTTTTTCATCTCGGAAATAGCAGGTTCGCGATAGGCTCTATCCGCGGCTTGAGCCCTCATATAATATTTGACCGCCGAACTCTTCAAGTTGGCTAAATGATATGCTTTCGCCAGGGAAAATTCAAGGAGAGGAGAACTTGCGGACTTGATCAGCCGTTCGTATTGAGGAATAATCCTCTTCACCAGACTTGTATCCAGCTCGCAAGCCTGAAGTAAATGTTTGATGGCGTCATCATATTTTTTAAGAACAAGTTCCACACTTCCCATAGCGAATATAATGAGTGGATTCGCCATCGCCTTTGAGGAGAGGGTCTTCAATTCATCATAAACATATTCGGCACGAGCGGGCAGGATCCTCACGGTCAAAAGGTATTCCTCCACTGCTTCGTCTATGCGATGGGCTCTGCTTAACGCCCTGCCGCGCGCAAAATGTGCTGGGACATTACTCTTGTCGATATTAAGAATTTTATCCAGATATTCTATCACCTCAGCAGAACAATCCTCCTCGCCGTCCAGAGAGAGCATCAATGGTCTGACCGCATCACTCAAATTTCCCTTTTCAACAAGCGCCTTTCCCAGCATAAGGTTAAAGTATTGTGAATTCCTCCCGAAAACCTCAATCGCTCTTTTTGATTCCTCGATAACACGGTCCCACAGTTTTCGGTTAAAAAAGGTCTCCACCAGGAGCACACGCACTTCTTTATCCTTGGGAAAAGCCTTCAATGCATCATAAAATTCATCAACGATTTCAAAAAACGCCTTGGGATCGACCATCTGCGCAGTCTTGAAGAAACGCGTGGCGATCTCCACCTCTCCTTCTTTCATAAATATTCTTGCCGCGGCGAGTAACAGGGGAACGGCTTTAGGCCTTGCCTGGATTACTTCGATCAACGCCTTCTTCGCAGTACTCTTGTTCTCCTCATCTTCGAACAACCTCTCAAAAATCTTCACAGCCTTGTCATACTCACCGCTGAAGGCATAAGCACGTGCTATCGCCAGGTCAGCGACAAAACTATCCTCTTCCCGATACTTTTCATAACGGGGCAAAATTCTGTCGGCTAATTGGGGTTGCTTGTTTATGAGTACGTCAAACGTCGATAGAAAATCGCTTAATTTTTCAGGGTGATCTTCGAGATATTTTTCTATAAGGTTGAACGCCTCTTCTTCTCTACCGAGAGCGACCAGGCTCTTCGCCTTTAAATTCAAATACTGTGCATCATCCGGCTGTTCTTCACAAATCTTTTCGGTCGCCTGAAAAACATAATCGAACTCACCGCTTTCCATCAAATTTTCGAAAATAAGCCGCGCGTTCTCGTGATTCCCTTTGTGGGCATAGCACAGGCCGAGAAGATAAAGGGCTTTTTTATTATCAATATTTTTCTCAAGAATCGCGTTCAGATGTATGATATACTCATCCAGTAATCCTGAATCGATCTCATATGCCTTTTCCACGACCTCAACAGCGGCATCCACGTCATTCTTCTTGAGATAAGCAGTAACAAGGGCTTCAATAACCTGAGGATTGGTCGGTTCTTTTTCAAATGCCTCTTTATATTTCTTGATCACTTCGTCATATTGCGTCGGGTCCACTTCAAGAATCTTGGTGAACTCATCAATCGCCAGGGAGATTCTGTTTGCCTTGATATACGTTTCTCCCAATGCATAAAGAATCTTCAAATTTTCGGGATTAATTCTTTCAAGTTCCCGCAGTCCTTTTATGACATCATCGATCTTTTTTATATCTTTCTTTAAAAGGCTCAATAAAAGTTCAATCGACGCATCAAGGTCGCCTTTTTTAATATACAACTCAGTTAAAAACTGGGTGAAGCTGTTTTCCAGATCTTTCGGTGGTTTTGCCGAACTGATCAATGCAATAAGGGAATCAATACTTTCAGGAAATTGATCGGCTGTCCGTTGCGCCATCGTCAAAGCACCCTGAAAATCATGGTTTACCATTTGAATCCGCATCAATAAAAGGGAAGCATGCCAATCCGTGTAACGCTCTCGTGATATTATGCGTGCCCACTTCAAAAGATGAGGGGCGAATGTTTCAATCTCAATCACCGATTCAATGGACTCAATCGCTTTTTCACTCTCATTGGCGAAAAATCTCAAAGTGGAAAGAATGATCAGTTTCTCAAAATCCTTCTTTGAAATCACATTTTTACCATCGATGTTCTGTTTCAACTTATCATATCGTGTGATCAACAGGGTGATCTCGCGCTCACTCAACTGTCTCAACACCTTACTGTTCTCATCATACTGATGTTGTTCAATATATAGCTGTAAAAGAAAATCAGCCAGATCAATGGAGGCATGACGATAGTATAATTCCGATCCTAAGGCGATGATTTCATCCACCCTTTCAGGAACGATCGATTTCAGTTGACGGAGGATCTCAACAGTCCTTCCCCTTTCTTCGATTTCGAAATACAACCTGGCGAGAGTCAGATAAAGATCAAATGATTCTTCGTCTTCAGTAAGATTTCCCTCGAGTACCTTTATTGCGGAATTTATCTTATCCTCTTTAATATACTCGTTTGCCTTTTGTAACGCCTTCCGTGGATCCTTTGTGCCGAATATATCAAACATCTTTTACCTCATATCATCCCTTTGATTTCTAAACTCCATTTCTTCACCTCAACAACTTACTGAGTTTTAAGTCTGTTTGTAAATGGCAAGACTCTTTCTATCTATTCTCCATCAGCGTAACCCTATATCACCGCTCAAAATGTCTTTGCAATGGAGAATATGCTCTTCAGTTGTTCATCGGTCTTACGCAACCGGGCTGAAAGTGTTTTCGTAAACACCCATAAAAGTTTATAGGCGATACCTGTATCCTGTGCCAGGAGTTTGCGGAAATTCTCTTTTTCGATCAAAAGAAGAATCGTATCATCATTGGCAATAGCGGATGCTGAACGCGGAGCGTCGTCGATGAGCGCCATCTCCCCGAAATACTCACCTTCTCGAA
It encodes:
- a CDS encoding tetratricopeptide repeat protein; translation: MFDIFGTKDPRKALQKANEYIKEDKINSAIKVLEGNLTEDEESFDLYLTLARLYFEIEERGRTVEILRQLKSIVPERVDEIIALGSELYYRHASIDLADFLLQLYIEQHQYDENSKVLRQLSEREITLLITRYDKLKQNIDGKNVISKKDFEKLIILSTLRFFANESEKAIESIESVIEIETFAPHLLKWARIISRERYTDWHASLLLMRIQMVNHDFQGALTMAQRTADQFPESIDSLIALISSAKPPKDLENSFTQFLTELYIKKGDLDASIELLLSLLKKDIKKIDDVIKGLRELERINPENLKILYALGETYIKANRISLAIDEFTKILEVDPTQYDEVIKKYKEAFEKEPTNPQVIEALVTAYLKKNDVDAAVEVVEKAYEIDSGLLDEYIIHLNAILEKNIDNKKALYLLGLCYAHKGNHENARLIFENLMESGEFDYVFQATEKICEEQPDDAQYLNLKAKSLVALGREEEAFNLIEKYLEDHPEKLSDFLSTFDVLINKQPQLADRILPRYEKYREEDSFVADLAIARAYAFSGEYDKAVKIFERLFEDEENKSTAKKALIEVIQARPKAVPLLLAAARIFMKEGEVEIATRFFKTAQMVDPKAFFEIVDEFYDALKAFPKDKEVRVLLVETFFNRKLWDRVIEESKRAIEVFGRNSQYFNLMLGKALVEKGNLSDAVRPLMLSLDGEEDCSAEVIEYLDKILNIDKSNVPAHFARGRALSRAHRIDEAVEEYLLTVRILPARAEYVYDELKTLSSKAMANPLIIFAMGSVELVLKKYDDAIKHLLQACELDTSLVKRIIPQYERLIKSASSPLLEFSLAKAYHLANLKSSAVKYYMRAQAADRAYREPAISEMKKICAENPGDIESRKALAELYFQYNNLEDSLDLVNEIFRADSKERDWAKKFVSDVLKKNPKHIPSYYFLSHLFLSEKNDKKAIEVCRKLLEIAPVEITKVIEMLNKVSKGRVEILLYLGALYKDTGEINKAITLFEELFAIDTSFGNAIIYQIKEILKKDASIAEAYLLAHKIFVFQKEYERAIEAIKHAAELTVDNEEIILKEGQTYYAMGEPEKAIKLYTELLDRTKDKKAIYRLIKKTRQQYFEEKLSTIKGADDEERLERARIYLLMNQTAKAKKELQFTPKTKFAIKHHTIMKAKLYVKQNRPIDALAIMKNLPVDEETAPVYADIYEAMGSYEAAALVLRQAGVEDMEQRIASYERLAQDRRLAKGRYFIEGRS
- a CDS encoding cyclic nucleotide-binding domain-containing protein, with protein sequence MKQKEVLSQVYLFRELTPSEMDILISISKEKRVKKDEIIFKEGDTGDAFYLIVSGSVRISTIVPGVGEEALTILREGEYFGEMALIDDAPRSASAIANDDTILLLIEKENFRKLLAQDTGIAYKLLWVFTKTLSARLRKTDEQLKSIFSIAKTF